Proteins from a genomic interval of Stenotrophomonas maltophilia:
- a CDS encoding TonB-dependent receptor plug domain-containing protein — MRRQAMAWSIQLALMGVAASAAAQAPASSSVQQLDAVQVTGSRIPRAQVEGPAPITVINAEQIRSSGFTSVPDVLRAMTQNGGETQSQQSSSGADFSPGAQQVDLRGLGPNHTLVLVNGRRIADFPMPFKGRSNFTDVSNIPLGMIERIEVLTGSASAIYGSDAIAGVVNFILKKKADGTTIDMRMGTTSEGGGESFDMSLASGFSRGNFNAVYSVELQSQTPLWAYERDIQDSTQDGPTEGSRIARRAYLRTDYDDNYLDPGAATCEALAGQNQGSTYRAYRPKYGYYCGSDASIGYGTILSKRRGANGYASLSYDFDNGQQWFADVQLGYHTMSLMRDVTKWGRMDASGDESGYFNNQATGEIEFWQRQFSPEEMGGLRNAMVRSTQKTFSVTTGFKGNLIGNWDYEAALSHSQYQSRISWAQIIAAKANDLFLGPQLGVDDDGFPIYNADPSRLYRPLTRAEYDSIAARTTYSPKSRTETAAFTLTNSALFGLPGGDAGFAATVEVGQQAYALNPDPLATQYYYYSWKDSDGQGSRNRWATAAELRMPLHETVNLSVAGRYDQYRYSGHTIGKATWSGGLEWRPIDTLLVRGSYGTAFRAPDLHYVFAGPGNDETTAEDLYSCRADGASDCSDYERNLIRSRTGNRQLDPETSTSWSAGFVWSPAIGLDLSVDWFDIDMRKQVQDMDVRTILANEANCRLGTADISSPTCVDALDRITRTSDGRLYGVRVAPINVARESTSGIDVGLRYRLQTGIGDFILNGTHTWVKKHDFQRYPGDPTLDQFAVNSGFDIPRTKTSLSVTWEKDAWSATVYGSRLGKLPTSDNYDQSFDWESGDSPYVKATYRYNASVQYRFDDHSRLSLSVVNVFNKMPPKDATYTAYPYYDVSWFDSVGRTINLQYTHKFGGSAL; from the coding sequence ATGCGTAGACAGGCGATGGCGTGGTCGATCCAGCTGGCGTTGATGGGCGTGGCTGCTTCCGCGGCGGCCCAGGCACCGGCTTCCTCTTCGGTTCAACAGCTGGACGCGGTGCAGGTCACCGGCTCGCGCATTCCGCGCGCCCAGGTGGAAGGCCCCGCTCCGATCACGGTGATCAATGCCGAGCAGATCCGCTCTAGTGGTTTCACCAGCGTGCCGGACGTGTTGCGTGCGATGACCCAGAACGGCGGTGAGACGCAGAGCCAGCAGTCTTCCAGTGGCGCCGACTTCTCGCCGGGCGCCCAGCAGGTGGACCTGCGCGGGCTGGGCCCGAACCACACGCTGGTGCTGGTCAATGGCCGCCGCATCGCCGACTTCCCGATGCCGTTCAAGGGCCGCAGCAACTTCACCGATGTCTCCAACATCCCGCTGGGGATGATCGAGCGCATCGAAGTGCTGACCGGCAGCGCCTCGGCCATCTACGGTTCGGACGCGATCGCCGGCGTGGTCAACTTCATCCTGAAGAAAAAGGCCGACGGCACCACCATCGACATGCGCATGGGCACCACCAGCGAAGGCGGTGGCGAGTCGTTCGACATGAGCCTGGCCAGCGGCTTCAGCCGCGGCAACTTCAACGCCGTGTACAGCGTAGAGCTGCAGTCGCAGACCCCGCTGTGGGCCTATGAGCGCGACATCCAGGATTCGACCCAGGACGGCCCCACCGAGGGTTCGCGCATCGCGCGCCGCGCTTATCTGCGCACCGACTACGACGACAACTACCTGGACCCGGGTGCCGCCACCTGCGAAGCCCTGGCCGGGCAGAACCAGGGCAGCACCTACCGCGCCTACCGTCCGAAGTACGGTTACTACTGCGGCAGCGACGCGTCGATCGGCTACGGCACCATCCTCAGCAAGCGTCGTGGTGCGAACGGCTACGCATCGCTGAGCTACGACTTCGACAATGGCCAGCAGTGGTTTGCCGACGTGCAGCTGGGCTACCACACGATGTCGCTGATGCGCGATGTCACCAAATGGGGCCGGATGGATGCCAGCGGCGACGAGTCGGGCTACTTCAACAACCAGGCCACCGGCGAGATCGAGTTCTGGCAGCGCCAGTTCTCGCCCGAGGAGATGGGCGGCCTGCGCAATGCGATGGTACGCAGCACGCAGAAAACCTTCAGCGTGACCACCGGCTTCAAGGGCAACCTGATTGGCAACTGGGACTACGAAGCGGCCCTGAGCCACTCGCAGTACCAGTCGCGGATCAGCTGGGCGCAGATCATCGCCGCCAAGGCCAATGACCTGTTCCTGGGCCCGCAGCTGGGTGTGGATGATGATGGCTTCCCGATCTACAACGCGGATCCGTCGCGGCTGTACCGGCCGCTGACCCGCGCCGAGTACGATTCGATTGCCGCACGCACCACCTATTCGCCGAAGTCGCGCACCGAGACGGCAGCGTTCACCCTGACCAACTCGGCGCTGTTCGGCCTGCCGGGCGGTGATGCCGGTTTCGCCGCGACCGTGGAAGTGGGCCAGCAGGCCTACGCGCTGAATCCCGATCCGCTGGCCACCCAGTATTACTACTACAGCTGGAAGGATTCGGACGGCCAGGGCTCGCGCAACCGCTGGGCGACCGCCGCCGAGCTGCGCATGCCGCTGCACGAGACGGTCAACCTGAGCGTGGCCGGCCGTTACGACCAGTATCGCTATTCGGGCCACACCATCGGCAAGGCGACCTGGAGCGGCGGCCTGGAATGGCGCCCGATCGACACCCTGCTGGTACGTGGTTCGTATGGCACGGCGTTCCGCGCACCGGACCTGCACTACGTGTTCGCCGGCCCCGGCAATGACGAGACCACTGCAGAGGACCTGTACAGCTGCCGTGCCGACGGCGCCAGCGACTGCTCCGACTACGAGCGCAACCTGATCCGCAGCCGTACCGGCAACCGCCAGCTCGACCCGGAAACCAGCACCTCGTGGAGCGCTGGCTTCGTCTGGTCGCCGGCGATCGGCCTGGACCTGTCGGTGGACTGGTTCGACATCGACATGCGCAAGCAGGTTCAGGACATGGATGTGCGCACCATCCTGGCCAACGAAGCGAACTGCCGGCTCGGCACTGCCGACATCAGCTCGCCGACCTGCGTGGATGCGCTCGACCGCATCACCCGCACCAGCGATGGCCGCCTGTACGGCGTGCGCGTGGCCCCGATCAACGTCGCCCGCGAGTCCACCTCCGGCATCGACGTCGGCCTGCGCTACCGCCTGCAGACCGGCATCGGCGACTTCATCCTCAATGGCACCCACACCTGGGTGAAGAAGCACGATTTCCAGCGCTACCCCGGCGATCCGACCCTGGACCAGTTCGCGGTCAACAGCGGATTCGACATCCCGCGCACCAAGACCAGCCTGAGCGTGACCTGGGAGAAGGACGCGTGGTCGGCCACGGTCTACGGTTCGCGCCTGGGCAAGCTGCCGACCTCGGACAACTACGACCAGTCGTTCGACTGGGAAAGCGGTGACAGCCCATACGTGAAGGCGACCTACCGCTACAACGCGTCGGTGCAGTACCGCTTCGACGACCATTCGCGCCTGTCGCTGTCGGTGGTCAACGTGTTCAACAAGATGCCGCCGAAGGACGCCACCTACACCGCGTACCCGTACTACGACGTGTCCTGGTTCG
- a CDS encoding isoaspartyl peptidase/L-asparaginase family protein, translating to MKLRLALSALLSLPLLAQAAPAPAPLLVIHGGAGVERKDLSPAEEKAAREALRAALLKGHAELAAGRPALAAVTAAITVLEDDPTFNAGKGAVFTHDGRNELDAAVMDGATQSAGAVAGVQRVRNPILLAQTVMQKSRHVMMVGQGAEAFAVEQGITLVDPSYFRTDKRWQQLQRALKEEASGQAHADLETAKHFGTVGAVALDAQGQLAAGTSTGGMTNKRYGRVGDSPIIGAGTWADARCAVSGTGWGEYYIRTAAAHEICARMRYQGQSPEQAGKGVINETIPQMGGDGGAIVLAADGKMATPFNTLGMYRGWIGADGVPHVAIFANETLPVPGQ from the coding sequence ATGAAACTGCGCCTGGCGCTGTCCGCGCTGCTGTCACTGCCTTTGCTCGCCCAGGCCGCACCGGCCCCTGCGCCGCTGCTGGTCATCCACGGCGGTGCCGGCGTCGAGCGCAAGGACCTGTCGCCGGCCGAAGAGAAGGCGGCGCGCGAGGCGCTGCGGGCCGCCCTGTTGAAGGGCCATGCCGAGCTGGCCGCCGGCCGTCCCGCGCTGGCCGCGGTCACTGCCGCGATCACCGTGCTCGAGGATGACCCCACCTTCAATGCCGGCAAGGGCGCCGTGTTCACCCACGATGGCCGCAATGAACTGGACGCGGCGGTGATGGATGGTGCGACACAGTCGGCCGGCGCGGTGGCCGGCGTGCAGCGGGTGCGCAATCCGATCCTGCTGGCGCAGACCGTGATGCAGAAATCCAGGCACGTGATGATGGTCGGGCAGGGCGCCGAGGCGTTCGCGGTGGAGCAGGGCATCACCCTGGTCGATCCGTCGTACTTCCGCACCGACAAGCGCTGGCAGCAGCTGCAGCGTGCACTGAAGGAAGAGGCCAGCGGCCAGGCGCATGCCGATCTGGAGACCGCAAAGCATTTCGGGACCGTCGGTGCAGTCGCATTGGATGCACAGGGGCAGCTGGCCGCCGGCACCTCCACTGGCGGCATGACCAACAAGCGCTACGGCCGGGTGGGTGACTCGCCGATCATCGGTGCCGGTACCTGGGCCGACGCGCGCTGCGCGGTGTCCGGCACCGGCTGGGGCGAGTACTACATCCGCACCGCGGCCGCGCACGAGATCTGCGCGCGCATGCGTTACCAGGGGCAGAGCCCGGAGCAGGCCGGCAAGGGCGTGATCAACGAGACGATCCCGCAGATGGGCGGCGATGGCGGTGCGATCGTGCTCGCCGCAGATGGAAAAATGGCCACGCCGTTCAACACCCTGGGCATGTATCGGGGCTGGATCGGCGCCGACGGTGTGCCTCATGTCGCTATTTTCGCCAACGAGACCCTGCCGGTCCCCGGGCAATAA
- a CDS encoding cyanophycinase — translation MRRLDRTLRSPFAWLALLVLAWPLATPAQDLQGPGFAYYEVGDLEAPRPGPRAPAMMLMGGGEWVPDAFQWWLKQAGNGRVLILRASGGDELQDRLYREIGGTTAVQTLVFDSRRGADDPAVLRVVAAADAIFIAGGDQSRYIRFWKGTALNRALNAHVRAGKPIAGTSAGLAILGGYAYGAMDGGSITSAGALADPMGSAVTMDSGFLQMPYLQRVVTDTHFDKRDRLGRLIVFVARAAQDSGDPDIVGIGVDEDTALCVEPDGQAQVYSADGEGKVWVVSPGRDADRLVEGEPLRFHAVPVTVVASGSRMRLDDFQAEADYQAVADVSDGEMEFTLR, via the coding sequence ATGCGACGCCTCGACCGGACCCTGCGTAGCCCCTTCGCCTGGCTGGCGCTGCTGGTGCTGGCCTGGCCATTGGCCACGCCCGCGCAGGACCTGCAGGGCCCGGGCTTTGCCTACTACGAAGTCGGCGATCTGGAGGCCCCGCGCCCCGGGCCGCGCGCGCCGGCGATGATGCTGATGGGCGGTGGCGAGTGGGTGCCGGACGCCTTCCAGTGGTGGCTGAAGCAGGCCGGCAATGGCCGTGTGCTGATCCTGCGTGCCTCTGGCGGCGACGAACTGCAGGACCGCCTGTACCGCGAGATCGGCGGCACCACCGCAGTGCAGACCCTGGTCTTCGACAGCCGTCGCGGTGCCGACGATCCGGCAGTGCTGCGGGTGGTCGCCGCCGCTGATGCCATCTTCATTGCCGGCGGCGACCAGTCGCGCTACATCCGCTTCTGGAAGGGCACCGCACTCAACCGCGCGCTCAACGCCCACGTGCGCGCCGGCAAGCCGATCGCCGGTACCAGCGCTGGCCTGGCGATCCTCGGCGGCTATGCCTATGGCGCCATGGATGGCGGCAGCATCACCTCCGCCGGTGCGCTGGCCGACCCGATGGGCAGTGCGGTGACCATGGACAGCGGCTTCCTGCAGATGCCCTACCTGCAGCGCGTGGTCACCGACACCCATTTCGACAAGCGTGACCGGCTTGGTCGCCTGATCGTGTTCGTGGCACGCGCCGCGCAGGACAGCGGCGACCCCGACATCGTCGGTATCGGCGTCGACGAGGACACCGCCCTCTGCGTCGAACCGGATGGCCAGGCCCAGGTCTACAGTGCCGACGGCGAGGGCAAGGTCTGGGTGGTCAGCCCCGGGCGTGATGCGGACCGCCTGGTCGAAGGTGAGCCGTTGCGCTTCCATGCAGTGCCGGTGACGGTGGTCGCCAGTGGCAGCCGCATGCGCCTGGACGATTTCCAGGCCGAGGCCGACTACCAGGCGGTGGCCGACGTCAGCGACGGCGAGATGGAGTTCACGCTTCGGTAG